One Papaver somniferum cultivar HN1 chromosome 10, ASM357369v1, whole genome shotgun sequence genomic window carries:
- the LOC113316085 gene encoding uncharacterized protein LOC113316085, translated as MLNLISWNVSSLRSTRRRGRVKKWIALNKPDLVVFQESILPSCSDFIVKQIWGPRVCDWRALDSIGRSGGIICIWNPNTIAIQSEIIGVYSINLHFMTVCDSFHWLFSVVYGPCDTVERRNLWQELQLMRLIWNLPWCIGGDFNEVRLMSERQNCNSITRGMQDFRDFVNDEDLIDIPINGAKYTWKSGNANQIKIDLFIMSGSWEDHFKNVVVTALAPPFSYHKPIKLSCDTVDWGPPPWRFEAMWWFEKDFLDLMKKWWLSFSFNGTPGFVFAKKLQTLKSMLRVWNKEIFGEIDRKCENNLLAIKYLDHLAEDGQLANFQVAKLNHLKLDFEK; from the coding sequence ATGTTAAATTTGATTTCTTGGAATGTTAGTAGTCTTCGTTCGACTCGTAGGAGGGGTAGAGTTAAGAAGTGGATTGCCTTGAACAAGCCTGACCTAGTGGTTTTTCAAGAATCTATTCTTCCTTCTTGTTCTGACTTTATTGTTAAACAAATTTGGGGTCCTAGGGTCTGTGATTGGAGAGCTCTAGACTCTATCGGCAGATCTGGGGGCATTATATGTATATGGAATCCTAATACTATTGCCATTCAATCTGAAATTATTGGGGTATACTCGATAAATTTGCATTTTATGACTGTATGTGATAGCTTCCACTGGCTTTTCTCTGTTGTCTATGGTCCGTGTGACACTGTCGAAAGAAGAAACTTGTGGCAAGAACTTCAACTGATGAGGCTTATCTGGAATCTTCCTTGGTGTATTGGAGGGGATTTCAATGAAGTGAGGCTCATGTCGGAAAGACAAAATTGTAATAGCATCACTAGGGGGATGCAGGACTTCAGGGATTTCGTCAATGATGAGGACCTCATTGATATTCCTATTAATGGAGCTAAATATACTTGGAAGAGTGGTAATGCTAATCAAATTAAGATTGATCTTTTCATTATGTCCGGCTCTTGGGAGGATCACTTTAAAAATGTTGTCGTTACCGCTTTAGCTCCTCCGTTCTCTTACCACAAGCCTATTAAGCTCTCTTGTGACACTGTGGACTGGGGTCCCCCTCCATGGAGATTTGAAGCAATGTGGTGGTTTGAAAAGGACTTCTTAGATCTTATGAAGAAGTGGTGGCTCTCGTTCTCGTTTAATGGAACTCCCGGTTTCGTTTTTGCTAAAAAACTTCAAACTTTAAAATCTATGCTGAGAGTTTGGAATAAAGAAATTTTTGGTGAAATTGACAGGAAATGTGAGAATAATCTTTTGGCTATCAAGTATTTGGATCATTTGGCGGAGGATGGCCAGTTAGCTAATTTTCAAGTGGCTAAGCTCAATCATTTGAAGTTAGACTTTGAGAAGTAG